One genomic region from Nitrosopumilus sp. encodes:
- a CDS encoding Trm112 family protein — MNKTMMDILACPIDKNHPLELFGIKEKDNVVSEGAIFCPKCSRFYPIIEEIPIMLPDELRDKKQEMEFLKNYKDKLPEKIITKANPWHL, encoded by the coding sequence ATGAATAAAACAATGATGGATATATTGGCATGTCCAATTGACAAAAATCATCCTTTGGAATTATTTGGGATAAAGGAGAAAGATAACGTGGTTTCAGAAGGTGCAATTTTTTGTCCAAAATGCTCTCGATTTTACCCAATTATAGAAGAAATTCCAATAATGCTTCCTGATGAATTACGTGATAAAAAGCAAGAAATGGAATTTCTAAAAAACTACAAGGATAAATTGCCTGAAAAAATTATTACAAAGGCAAACCCATGGCACTTGTAA
- a CDS encoding glycosyltransferase 4 family protein, with the protein MLDLLIPAIISCIVAFVIVYAMTPPLIKILEKRNFAVKDMNKKEDVMVVRPGGPALIVGIIASEIVLYAFLQMNEIIAIVITTSAAFLIGYVDDRKVMGGWFKPVALAVAAIPIIALGAYDSTLAFPLFGTVQIPALYLVLIIFMIPITGNTINSIDVLNGVASGFMVIASFSLSICLFIVQNYEIAIISLPLGFVSLAFYKYHKVPSKIFPGDSGALTLGAMYGAIAIVGGVEIIAAVALLPAVINSFLFLSSVKRIVEHRQIKGKPVEHTEDFRLKATDDKQAPVTLVRLILAGGPMSEKQVGFAIFKLAIFSGVLAVITAFMMGVSL; encoded by the coding sequence TTGCTTGATTTACTAATTCCTGCAATTATTTCATGCATTGTAGCATTTGTTATAGTGTATGCTATGACACCGCCTTTAATCAAAATTTTAGAAAAAAGAAATTTTGCGGTAAAGGATATGAACAAAAAAGAAGATGTGATGGTAGTAAGACCTGGAGGTCCTGCATTAATTGTAGGAATTATTGCATCTGAAATTGTTCTTTATGCATTTTTACAAATGAATGAAATAATTGCAATTGTAATCACAACCTCTGCAGCATTTCTAATTGGATATGTTGATGATAGAAAAGTGATGGGTGGATGGTTTAAACCAGTTGCATTAGCAGTAGCTGCAATCCCAATTATAGCACTAGGTGCATATGATAGCACTCTTGCTTTTCCTTTGTTTGGAACGGTACAAATTCCGGCACTCTATCTTGTACTGATAATTTTTATGATTCCAATTACTGGAAATACAATCAACTCTATTGATGTTCTTAATGGAGTTGCTAGTGGATTTATGGTGATTGCCAGCTTTTCATTATCAATTTGTTTGTTTATTGTACAAAATTATGAGATTGCAATAATCAGCTTACCTCTTGGATTTGTTTCGTTGGCTTTTTACAAATATCACAAGGTTCCAAGCAAAATTTTTCCTGGAGATTCTGGAGCACTAACTTTGGGTGCGATGTATGGTGCTATTGCAATTGTTGGAGGAGTTGAAATAATTGCTGCAGTTGCTCTTTTGCCTGCAGTAATCAACTCATTTTTGTTCCTCTCAAGCGTAAAACGAATTGTAGAACATAGACAAATCAAGGGAAAACCAGTAGAACATACTGAAGATTTTAGATTAAAGGCAACTGATGATAAACAAGCACCTGTAACATTGGTGAGATTGATTCTTGCAGGAGGACCAATGTCTGAAAAACAAGTAGGATTTGCAATTTTCAAATTGGCAATATTTTCAGGAGTTTTGGCAGTAATTACTGCATTTATGATGGGAGTATCATTATGA
- a CDS encoding acyltransferase produces MVTNFISEKAKIGNNVQIWHFSYVGDNVEIGDNVKIGSLVHIDYDVKIGENTKIEGQAYIPPLSRIGKNAFIGPAAVLTNDPYPMCDKMIGVNIGDNAIIGARAVIKAGVTVGKNSVVAMGAIVTRDVPENSVVMGSPASIRYTREEYDKKQRQWLES; encoded by the coding sequence ATGGTAACTAATTTTATTTCAGAGAAAGCAAAGATTGGCAATAATGTCCAAATTTGGCATTTTTCATATGTTGGAGATAATGTAGAGATTGGAGATAATGTTAAGATTGGTTCTCTTGTACATATTGATTATGATGTAAAAATTGGAGAAAATACAAAGATTGAAGGTCAAGCATACATTCCACCATTATCCAGAATTGGAAAGAATGCATTCATTGGACCTGCTGCAGTATTAACAAATGATCCTTATCCAATGTGTGATAAAATGATTGGAGTTAACATTGGTGATAATGCAATAATTGGTGCACGTGCAGTAATCAAAGCAGGTGTGACGGTAGGAAAAAATAGTGTTGTTGCAATGGGTGCAATTGTAACAAGAGATGTTCCAGAAAATTCTGTTGTGATGGGATCTCCAGCTTCAATCAGATATACAAGAGAAGAATATGACAAAAAGCAAAGACAGTGGTTAGAAAGTTAG